tctcctggagccccttcaggccctggcaggggctctgagctctccctggagcttctcttgtgcagctgagcacccccagctctgccagcctggctccagagcagaggggctccagccctgcagcatctccgtgcctcctctgcactggctgcagcagctccacgtccttgtgctgctggagcccagggatgtgtcaggaaaattaatccacaaacaccagaggtctatgtccaaaaaggagacaggggagtcctctttgctttattcgaataaagggagaggccatggggcattcccctgggatctctcaaatttttggaggacacagcctctttttaatcccattttcccagccgcatttccctctctctttccccagtGGTTGAGGTACTTGAGAGATACAGACTTCTTGGAACGCCTAATAGCTGAGATTCTCCTCTAATGTATgaccctcccttttaatttttagttcttatagaattcatagtttttccccattgtttctttcatcttccaatatccaatttcatttatcagcaaacctacagtatgtttttaaaggcaaatttcttttttccatttatcaatcagtggaatcaatcccattgtttcttttatctcttggTGTTAGtcttatctaccagcagatccaTAGCtcatttgtaaagaaaaatccAGCATTCCTctcagctggaggcagctctgcaggtggggtctcacctgagcacagaGGCAGAATCCCCTCCATCCgtcactctgcagctggggatggTTTTATGTCCCATATGTGAGACAGGATTTGGTGTGCCAGTGAGAAGGTGCTGAAACTCAGGCATAGTGTAATCAGTCCCTCTGGTAAATCAGAGAGGTTGTTAAAGCCAGAGATTCCAGTAGATTCCCCTTTTGGGAATTGAAAAGGATAAGTGAAAAATCCTCAGCTGCTTTGCTACTTTGGCACGTGTTGTACCAAATGTGATTCTTCAGCAATTCTTTCTATGCTGATTATTTcggaaataatttaatttctgtaaaaatccctgacaaaaaaaaaaaaaaaaaaaaaaaaaaaaaagcacaaaaaaccaaaacaatcaACCACAAGGATGTGAATAACTAACACCACTAATCCCCCAGGCCAGGGCTTGATACCCCTTTTTTTGAAGACAATTTTCTGAATATCCAATCTAGACCTCTCCTGGtccagcctgaggccgttccctctcctcctgtccctgttccctgggataagatcccaaatccccccggctgtcccctcctgtcagggagctgtgcagagccacaaggtcccccctgagcctccttttctccaggctcagcccctttccagctccctcagcctctcctggggctccagccccttccccagctccgtccctgccctggacacgctccagcccctcggtgtctctcttgtcctgagggttccagagctgtccccagcactggaggtgtcccagcagtgccagcacaggggacaggccACTGGCCTCTTGCCCCGCTGGGTtcatgtccagctgctggcaccagcacccccaggcagCTTCCTCCTGTCCTTATTGACGTCTTCCTCTTGCATCTCTTTTGTTCCGCTCTGCCGCTGTTCGGCGTTTCTTAACATCTTCTTAACTAACAGACAGCTCGATTCAGGATGTTTAACCCTCCGATTCGCCGCTGAAACACCATTCCGTTACTATTTCCGCCGCTGCGGCGCAGCCCGCGCCCGGCGCTCCGTGAGGCGGCGGCCCCGCCCTCAGCCGCTCCCGTCGGGCCCCGGGCGCCATggccgaggcggcggcggcgggaagTTCGGACGGGCCGTCCTTCGAGGAGCAGCTCTTTCAGGTAACGGGGCTCGGCGGGGATCGCTTTCTCTTTCCGACACGCTTTCCCccatacacacacaccccactCGTCCTTCGTGCTGTTGGTGCGGTGTTTGTGTAGGTCGCTGAGATGCTGGTAcggcagcaggatgaggagggaggtgctagggaaaaagaaaaaaagagaaagacttTTGACGTTATATGGCTGCGTCCATTCTCCGTCCGGTTTATTAGGCAGGTTTATGCAAAAGTTTATGTTCCTTACATGGTGTAGAACTTCCACGTTTTCCACATATTACTGGTCATAATCTAACCTTTCTAATCTggtcaggttggatattagggaaaatttcttcactcaAAGGTTTGtccaggcctggcccagcagcaccaaTGGTGCAGTCCCCCTGGAAGGGTTTAAAAGccgtgtggatgtggcacttggggacgtgGGTCAGCGGCGGGAATGGTTTGACTCGATGAtcctggagggcttttccagcccaaacaaTTCTGTGGTTCCACAAGCACAGCCCCACCTGAGTGCACTGTGTTGGTCTCTTATTTCTGGCCTTGTTTCCGATGGTACAACAGCTTTTTTTTAGAGGGCTTGTGCCTGCACATTGCGGGGCCTCGCCCACAGAGACTGTTCCCAGTGATAGCTCAGGCAGTTTCATCCCACACACTTTAACACAGTGCTCACCAGGTTTCCAAATATCCATTTAACATTTCTTGGGTCATTACTGTGTCTGTAGCCAACAGGTCATGTGAATAGAAAGATAAAATTTTGCTACATGGAGATAAGCAGGTGTCTAAAGAAATGAAGGAGATTAAAAGGGATATAATATAGTCTTCTAGACCACAGAGAGTGTTtaagaagagggaaaggaatttttctccccttttcccacccaTGCCTCCTGGACTGATGTAGGACTTACTCTTCAGGAATGCAGGGTTTGCACTGGTTTACATTTTTCACATGTATCAGctgttttctgtcatttcaCCTGATTGCTTGCTCTTTTGTCTCTCTTCTCTGGCAGGTTACTTTGTGGCTAAGGAAACTATATCAGGATATGCCTATTCCATGGTATGAGGTGAATGAAAAGACAGTGGATTTTTTGTATGAAGTTAAGGAGGGCAATGAAGATAGAGACAAGGATGTTATGTTGCTGATAGAGGACATGAAGGACCGGGCAGCCAAGTATGAAGCAGAAGGTGAGTTTGAATCTCCATTCCTCAGTTCCACCCAAGTCAGGCTTTTCTGAGTGATCCTGAAGTTTGTATGTGTTAAAAACTTAggaatatatataaatatatgaaattaaaataaactcaggtttggtggggtttttttgatgcATCACACGCCTTCCTTTCAGCTAAATTTACAGTGACGTAAGATTGGTCAAGGGCAATTTTTCAAGCCATCTTGAGTGAGCCATAAATGTGGACAAGCAGATTAATTGCTAAAACCTCCTAGTCCTCTGGGCTGGATAGCACAGCATAGAAATATTGCCTGGATAGATAGGGAAGTGTCTCTTCAGCTTATTCAAGAGTCTGAGGTGGTGCTAAGACACTGTTAAGGAAAGCTCTGGAAAAGCCCAAAACAACATTGAGGTGATTAAGTTTTGCTGAAGCTGCCTGGAGTGACTATTTTAtgatttgtttggggtttttttgagcaAGTGAGTAGTTCAGGGGACCACAGTATATTTTAAACACACATAAGAAAGGACTGTCTCTTTGCAGGCTTTTCTCAGGAAggaattttacttttctgtgcAAAGGCTGGCATAGTACACATGAAgatatttttgtaagaaaacgtgtttggtttttgttgcttCAAGTGCCTTGCCACCAAACAAATAATGATGGAGACAGACTTCTTCGGTCTGCCATGAACAAGGCTCAGGGTGAGCTTTGTGGGGAGATGACCTGTATGTGCTCATTGCTGTAGCACAAGGGTGAGCTCTTTATTTGTCTGATGTCAGACAGACTGGTCAGGGAGGGAGTGGAGCAGTGCTTTCTCCCTTTATACTCTTAATTCATTTGACAAACAGAGGTGTGGTAGCAGTGTGGCATGTTTaagtctttttttaaagtatcttttTCCCCAAACAACAGGCAGGTAGCCAAGTTCACAGTGTGGGACTGGGTTGTAGCTTTGGAGAGCTCCATAGAAGAGCAgtagtatttaaaaaatcactgcttGGAGTTGTATATGTTTTCCAGCTGACTACTGGCAGGATATTCTTAGAGAAAGCCTGGATTTTTCTGAATATAGTCTGTCCAAAGAAGCCCTCGCAGACCTCAATGACCTGGTAGAAAGTGCATTGGAACTCGAAGTGGAGGACACGTCTCTTGCCAGGTAATTCTTCACACTCTGCATTCGTGGTGATGGTCTGTGCtgtttgcctcttttttttcacaTCAGCAGTTTCAAACTTGGCACTAGGAATCTTATTTGTCAGGCTTATTTTTCACCCCTTGGACAGCTTTGGAGTGCATGGGAACTGAGCACAAAGTGCTAGCTCTGGGTTATCCCAACACAGGAAGGTTCTGAAGTCTGAGAAGGGCCTGGGATGGAGTTAAATCCCTCCTTTTTCTCGTGCTTTTGTGATCAgtggctgcaggctgctgccagtTGGACTGTTGTTCCAGGTATCCCAACCTACAGTGGTGTTCACACTGCTTAGGCAGAGACTGGGGAGCTGTGACTGGTCTTCCAGCCTCAGCTTCTCATCCTTGTCTGTCTCACCTGGCCTCAGTTCATGAGAGGAGATTCCCTCTGCCATGGAGAAATGACATCTGTTAGTTTCATCTCCTTGGGCCTCTCCCTAGCATGGTTTTGGCCTATGGCACTGCAGCACTTGCAGCAAAGAAGGGGCAAAAGCTGCTTTGGAATCCAATTTTTATGTGATATTTAGGATTTTGGCTCTTACAGGTCTCTTCCTGAGCTGGAGGGGGAAGAACTTTGGGCCACTTGGGAAGAGACTCAGATGCTGCTGGGCACATCTTGTGACCATGCATTTTTAGGGACTGAATACAGTTTCAAAAGCAGTGAGGCAGGTCAGGACTGGAGCACATGGTGGTTTCAAACCCAGTGGTTTTATTCACCAGAGTGCCAGTTGTTGTTCACTTACTCAGGTTGCTAGGCTGTTTTCCCTTCCATGTGGAAATCTGTGTTAGTTGTGGAAAGCAAGTTCCCTTAGTGTCCTCTTTTAATTTACTCCTGCCATAGCATCAGGAGGAAACTAATTCATTTGTGTAGAGTGTGGAGAGAAGAATAACAATAAATCTGACTTTCAGAAGAGCTGACTCCTAAGCATTCCCACTGATTTTCTCTTCATCAGCTTCTATGGCGCCATTACTTCCATGACCTCAGAGCTgcataaaacaaaatcaaaaaacaaTGAACTGGATCTGCAGTTGAAGACCCTCAAGAAAAAACTAACTTTAGCACTGATGATGGAAAAGAAGTTAAAGGAGTGAGTAATGGATGAGGAAGAGGGAAAGATTAAAGTAATACTAGTGATCTCTGTCGTGGGCAATGTTGGTTATGGTAATTAAGGAGGATAACTGAATTTTTAGGGGTTTGACACATCTCCAAAGTATTTGGAAATACTTATCAAAACCCATGCATTATGGATTTTTTCACTAATTGAAAGAGATCTGGGAAAGCATCAAACCCCTCATTTTCAAGCAAAAGTGATCTACAAGTAGTTTTTAGATACAACTTTGCGTCTTCCACCAGTTGCTTTTGTCTGAGGCTGAAGACAAATCTGATTTTCTTAGCACATTTAGCGTGGGCTCTGTAGACTGAGggacacaaaaccaaaaccattcccAGGTAAGAAGTTCCGTTAACCAGTTTGTAGAAGATGCAATAACAGTAACAACTCTAAAAAAGAGTGTCAAGTCCATTCTCTGAAGGATGTAATCTCTGCCAAGCACAGCAGGATCCAACTCAGCCTTGAGTAGGGGTCTGCCCAGATGCTTTCCACTGCTCCCTTCCAGTCTAATTGTTTCTGGCTTGGTTTTTTGGTCTTTTAAAAGTGGTAATTTGGATTGTAGAAGAGATTCCCATGTGCTTTGTGCAGGTTTGCCTCTTCTTGATTTGAAGTTTAACTCATGTAACAGGTCTCTAAGTGAGGGAATTATGCACAAGACTATTACCCTTTGCTTTTAGGTATATGGCTGTCCCCTTTGCCACTATTTTCCATGGCCTGTGGGGTTCTGGAGGTAACAGCTGTATATGTTTCCACTGGAAAATCTGAGAGGGAAATACaatgttttctccatttttcttgtGTTGGTTGTATTGCAGGGTTTAGCTTAAGCATAGGTAAGTAACATTATTTGTACACTGATATATCTTCGAGTGtatcagttttttcttttcatattcttttttaaGGGATGTTGAAAAATTACAGGAATCTCAGGAAGCAGAAAGGGCCAAAATGGAGATTCGATCCGAGAACTTGAAGTTCCTGCAAGTTAAAACTCAGGAcctaaaaataaagattagGGAAGCTGAGGTAGGTGGGAGGAATTTTCTTACAAGACACTATGATGAGATTACACAGCCGTGGTTGATTGAGCCCAGATTTTTAGTTACAGAGACATTCCATAAGCTTTCTAAACTCCAAGCCTGGGAACTTCTGAGCTAACAAGACAACATGTAAATGCAGTTCAGTTGTCCCTGCTGATCTCTCCTCTGTGCATCCTGTGGTCAGTACAGTGCTGTCTCCTCATTCCCTGAAAACTTTGTTAGCTGGGATTACCTGGTGGTTCTTGTGAACTACAAGAGGACACAGACAGCTACCAGTAGAGCAGCTGATTCACTGCAGTAGATTGTGtcttaaaataatgaatataaCCCATTTTTTGGGAAGAGTAGATGACTAAATGTAGAAAGGTGAAGTGTACTGCCTGCTCCTTCACCCTCCCTAAATGATGAAGGACATGTGAATGCTTTATGTAACACTTGGATGCTGTCTGATACCTTGACAAATATGAGATGGAAAGTGCTGTGTTACTGACATTTTCCTGAGAAGTCTTGCTTCAGCCTTGCTGCATGCCCTTCTCTTTTACTTTTCTGGAAAGACTTGTTATTCTTAATACAAATTTTAGCAGCACCTTACTTTGTACACCGGCTATAGCTGTGGCTCAAATAGCACACATTTCTGCTATGGACAACCTGCATTCTTCTCCACCTGTTTagattaaaaacagaaagagatgATGAAATCTTTCTCCTTGTTACGTTTTGTGCCCTCTCCTGTTTGCAGAATAAGCTTCTTGACGTGGGGTTGGACCAATCCCTGACACATGAAGCACTCATGGAAGCATCTGAGGTAGGTTTTTGGGTGCAAGAGGAATGTCTCTACAGTGGGACAGGCCAGGCTTGCTTGTTGTGGTTTGTAGCTTTGGTTGCCTGAACAAATTGTAGTTTGCTGTTTGGTTGCCTGAGCAAATCTTAATGGCCAAAGGGATCACAAATAGAAATCCTGTAGATGGGTTCCCATGAACTGGGCTCTTTTGGGTGGGTTTGTCTCTCCTAGAAGCATCAACTGGAGAATTTCCACAGAATAAATTCCCTGCCACTGAAAACAGATCTGCCTTCTTTATTTCTGGTTCATGTTATAAATAGAGTGGATATTCCATGGACTAAATCCCATTACATGGCTACCTGTGTATTGCAGTTTCTTGATAGAATGACTCATGTGATTCTTTTTACTTTgtgtgaaaaaaatctcttccaaaCACTTCAAAACAAGGGGATAAGGTCTAATGAAATTCAAATTCTGAACAACTGTGTGCGATATTTTTGTTGTGTCTTTAAATATaacatttttcagctgtattGTAAGCCTAGTGGAACATATGTTAAAGAAAAAGCACACTTCTTGAGTTAGTAACTACAGATTTTACATCTTTGTGCTGTGCACTCAACACATCTTCatattttttgctgttattgTAGTGGGAACTCAGTCTTTCTTTCAttacttctgctttcttttcctgtatgTTTTTAAGTGGAGAAGTGAAAGTAGGTTTCCTGGTTTCTCTGTTGTGGTTCTCACCAACTAGCACTGGGTGGCAGTGCTCACATTGCCCAGTGTTACAGGAGGGTACTGACCAGAACTAATTTTTGTTTGAATATTGCATCCAAAAAGCCACAGGCAAATTTTCTAGGTTTGTCCTCTTCTAGAGCCCAAGCATTAGGTAGGGTTTGATTCCTTGACATTTATAGAACTGTTTTGCCAAGACATCAGTGAAATGGGCAGCAGAAATGActttatgttttttatttaactttgaTTATTTGAAAAAGTTCAGGACTGTGGAAGGTACTCAATTGGCAGCCCCAAAGAGAAATTACTTCCTCTTGATAAGTGTAAGGGAGAGTCTTTTTGCTGCTTATGTGTGTAAAACTTCAGTTTCCTGTGTGCTTTATAACAGGATGAAAGCTATCAGATTCTGAAATGTTGTAGATAACTGTGGATCTATCTCACTCATTTCCATGAATTCTACAAGTAATTCCCTAGAATATGATCTGCCTTGCTCTCTTCGCAGGAACTGGCTGCACTGCATAAAGAAATGGAGCCGTTGAAAAAGGAACTGAAGTCCTACAATGATTTACCTCTTGTAACTATTTATTCCACTGTTATATTGTATTTGCCATCAGGTTAATTTTATGGACTTCAGAATGTAAGGGATAACATTATGATGGCTTTGGTGGACAGGTAGATGTCCTACAGGCCTGTTAATGATGCAAACCAAAGATTTAATCTCTATTTGTTAATTAAAGCCAAGAAATTAAGTTTCCTTGTCAGGTAAACTTTGTTCTAAGGTAGTAGACAGATTTGCTGGGTAAATTAGTGTTTAGATGAATTAGATAGAAACTggacaaagaaaaatgaaagaaaaggaatccCCTAGTATAACCAACTTTTTGAGATTTATGACTACTTTAGCTCTAACTGCTGTCAGGCTGTCAATATGGTGGACACAGCACATGGTGCAGAGTTTTGAGCTCTGAACAGGATTTTAAGCATCCTGAAGAAATAGCCAAATGTAGGTTTTGTCCCCTAAACCGGCTTCTCCAtcattttctttgatttctcttGAAGATGCTGGGTACTCAGCTCCATGAAAATGCAAGTTTCTCATCTCCCTCAGACAAACACTGATGTCTTGCTCctagggaaaaagcaaaaaaggctGTAGGTAGAAAGGTGGGACTGCTGCTCTGCTTAATTCATCTTCCTCCAAGAGGCagcttcctccttccctcaAATGGAACAGGAGATTCAAATGGGATCAGGTTCTCCAGTTCACTCCTCCAGCCTTGCTGTCAGTGGAGACAGGGAGAGGCCCAACACCTCACTCCTGGTGCAGGCATaaggagggaagggaggttTATCCTTGCAAACTTACTGGGCTCTGGAAAATTCTTGCACAAATATGTTTGAAATCAAGTCCTTTGATTGGTAGGTTTGGAAAATTGCCTAAAATTGAGTAATTTTTTTAGACGTTAGGCTTTTAGACTTCTAGACTTTAGacttttgaaaaatacatgATTGCCCAAACCGAACCAATACTAGGCTTTTAAGGGCAATACATTCTGCATGTCCAGTGCAGACACAAAACTGCATTAATTATTCATTAATTCACTTGAGGCTCGTCATTAGACTCTTGTGAGGGTGCAGGGACTCTTGTTTCCTcatgaaatgctgatttttatgccattttctctttttagagCATGCTCCTGGCACGAGTGATAGTTGAAGAAGCAAGAAATGAACTTGTAagagtttttttattattccagaAGCTACATGTGTTAATGGATTACAGATTTACCCATCTTAGACTGTAGTCTTAATGTTCTCATGGGGAAATTTGGTGAAGCAGAAGTTGTAGATACTGATCGGGGGAGCTTGTTGGAGTGATGTCTGAGCTGCaaaagcagctgagcacagTGATATCCATGGGGATTGGGTAGCTATATCCCCATGAATTTTGCCTATTGGAATCTTTATTCACTCAGTGCAGGTCTCAGAAGCTTTATTGCTCTTCCTGAGCTCTCAGAGGGCTTGAGGGCCCATATTGTAGTCAACAGCTGCCTTGTAGACTGCAATGGGGACCTTCCCCTGTAAAACATAGTGCCCATTTCCTCCATGCTTGTGTAATCTGCAGGTGTGGCTGTTGAGCCAAACACCGTAAAGCTGCTTAGGAAGTTCATACGTAGTTTTCCTAagtgagctgagctgtgtttgaGCCCCATAAAACCTGTTTTTGTTCCTTTGGGCTACTTACTGCCTGCTTGCTCGTAAAACACAAGTGGTAAGCCTTAAACCTGTGATCAAAAATCACAGCTAGGTGAGagcatttttcacattttcaggtGAGACTGCCTGGGTTTGTACACCTCTTGTTTTTGATTCAGGAGTACATGTTCCCCTTaccagcctgaggctgttctgGGGGCAGAATGCTCACCTCTGAGGAGCACCTGTGAGCTGGGAGGTGTCTGAAATCACACTGGGGCACAGATTAAAGGCAGCTGAGCTTGTCCAGCCCTTCATTGGGAGGTTTCCTAGTGGCTGTCTGCCCTTTGCAGTGACAGTCCGTCCAGCTTAATCCATCCCTGCTGACAGCCTCCCAGGGTTTGGTCATTGCAGATGTGTTTGTTTGCCAGCAGTGTGTGGAAGCCCTGATTGCTCTTGGTTTTCTCTTCTGGTAGAAAGCCGTGGATGAAGAGCTCACAAgggagctggaggctgtgccTTTTGAGCTGACATAGCCCAGCAAACCCCAGTTCACCTGAAGGGGCCTGCGTGGAACaggattttccttctgttgCCTGCTTGCCCTAGCAATGCATTTGCAGAATTCTTACTGTACCTTGTCAGCTTCCTGTTGTGTTCTTCTTTCTGTTGGCCTTCTGTTTGTAAACTTTAcctgtttttcattaaataacCTCCAGACTTGCTGTTGTCTTTATGAGTTATTTTTTGCTCTGCGATACACACCTATAAAGCAGCTCTATGGATAGTGCTggcagagctttaaaaaaaaacaaaaaaacccgCACAGTAAGACCTTTCTAGAtctgaaaacagtatttttgcaGAACCACTGTGGGGCATGATGATTTTGAAGTCAGATTGTTGTTAATAATTCTACCTCAAATGTCATCTTCCATAAGGGTTCCCTGAGCCATATTATTTCC
Above is a window of Oenanthe melanoleuca isolate GR-GAL-2019-014 chromosome Z, OMel1.0, whole genome shotgun sequence DNA encoding:
- the HAUS1 gene encoding HAUS augmin-like complex subunit 1 — its product is MAEAAAAGSSDGPSFEEQLFQVTLWLRKLYQDMPIPWYEVNEKTVDFLYEVKEGNEDRDKDVMLLIEDMKDRAAKYEAEADYWQDILRESLDFSEYSLSKEALADLNDLVESALELEVEDTSLASFYGAITSMTSELHKTKSKNNELDLQLKTLKKKLTLALMMEKKLKEDVEKLQESQEAERAKMEIRSENLKFLQVKTQDLKIKIREAENKLLDVGLDQSLTHEALMEASEELAALHKEMEPLKKELKSYNDLPLSMLLARVIVEEARNELKAVDEELTRELEAVPFELT